A stretch of DNA from Gemmatimonadaceae bacterium:
GCAGATCGCCGGGACGCAGCGCGTCGTGGCCGCCTTCGAGCTCGGTGCCGGCGCCGCCCTGCTGCCACGCGTCGCGCGGCAGCGCCACTCCGTGCAGGCCGAAGATCGACTGCACCAGCCCCGAGCAATCCGCGCCCCAGGGCGTGACGCCACCCCACATGTAAGGCGTGCCTGAAAAAAGGCGGCGCGCCGATTCCACGATCGCACCACCCTCCGGGAGAAACGCGCGCCGCCGCTCGTCGAGCGTGAGCACTTCGCCGGCGACGACGTCGACGTCCGGGGGCACGAGCGCGCCCAGCGGCAGCGCGTGAATTCCGCCGGCGAAGCCGCGCACCACGCAGCCCATCGACAGCGGCGTCCCCGAGTCCCAAGCCCGCGCGGGCGGCCCGTTCGCGGCCGGGCCGACGCGCGTGAGGTACCCGCAATGAATCCACCCTTCGTAATCGTCGGCCCCGCGGGCGAGCCACCAGGTCCCGCGCTCCTCGATCAGATCGAGCTCGTGGCCACGAAGCGCCTGAGTGAGCTGTGTCGCCGCGACCGTGGGCTCCGCCAGCAGCGGAGCGACCGCGGTCCGTACCAG
This window harbors:
- a CDS encoding SH3 domain-containing C40 family peptidase — encoded protein: MHLPRRDPLQELRGEGDRARGGAHSAEDRLAGSLRLVRGLVRTAVAPLLAEPTVAATQLTQALRGHELDLIEERGTWWLARGADDYEGWIHCGYLTRVGPAANGPPARAWDSGTPLSMGCVVRGFAGGIHALPLGALVPPDVDVVAGEVLTLDERRRAFLPEGGAIVESARRLFSGTPYMWGGVTPWGADCSGLVQSIFGLHGVALPRDAWQQGGAGTELEGGHDALRPGDLLFFSERDDRRMTHVAISAGGADIVHLAVARGGYAAESLDSDDPVSAALKSRFLFGRRVLPEG